From the genome of Eucalyptus grandis isolate ANBG69807.140 chromosome 2, ASM1654582v1, whole genome shotgun sequence, one region includes:
- the LOC104432283 gene encoding E3 ubiquitin-protein ligase RFI2 isoform X2 has protein sequence MSLQTFGVHWCPYGQLPRLPSFDEGEISAPAYNDLRVHHAMFSEQSSVSSAAHPCPYIAYFGPIHPSTSSSNGSIPDGTNFSNPWNGPSLPSEVPNSYAFPAMDVQFHSWDQSPFSTSSRRIGNADQPSIPPTTVQRSSRTNSELTRPTSFMHPFLVGHSSGARSGSSVPSSLIPPYTGSNARARNRGQALPAFYQQQPSHSRTPIAPGTRRSTTHRGMSHMGSVASSSSEQSNGFYFIPASSSGTNFQEPENPLSGRFHAWERDYLQSFQPSQVDRESTIWHFHQPASGSEPGIRSNSFRLRHGSERTPHS, from the exons ATGTCATTGCAGACCTTTGGGGTTCACTGGTGTCCATATGGGCAATTACCGAGGTTGCCTTCTTTTGA TGAGGGGGAAATTTCAGCACCTGCAT ATAATGATCTCCGGGTGCATCATGCTATGTTTTCTGAGCAATCCTCTGTGTCATCTGCTGCTCATCCCTGTCCGTACATTGCTTATTTCGGGCCAATTCACCCCTCCACCTCTAGTTCCAATGGGAGCATTCCAGATGGTACAAACTTTAGTAACCCTTGGAATGGCCCATCGTTACCTAGTGAAGTTCCAAATTCTTATGCCTTTCCCGCCATGGATGTTCAATTTCATAGCTGGGACCAATCTCCTTTCTCGACCAGCAGCAGGCGTATTGGTAATGCTGATCAACCTTCAATTCCACCTACTACTGTTCAGCGGTCCTCTAGGACAAACTCTGAATTAACAAGACCCACATCGTTTATGCATCCGTTCCTTGTTGGCCACAG TTCGGGGGCTAGATCTGGGAGCTCAGTACCATCATCGCTGATTCCTCCCTATACGGGCAGCAATGCTCGAGCTAGAAATAGAGGCCAAGCTCTGCCGGCATTCTACCAGCAACAACCTAGTCATTCTCGCACGCCAATTGCTCCTGGGACTCGGCGATCTACAACTCACAGAGGAATGAGTCACATGGGTTCAGTGGCCTCCTCGTCATCTGAACAGAGCAACGGCTTCTATTTTATTCCGGCAAGTTCCTCAGGCACAAACTTTCAAGAACCTGAAAACCCTCTATCCGGTCGTTTTCACGCGTGGGAGAGGGATTATTTGCAATCATTCCAACCGAGCCAGGTTGATAGAGAGTCGACCATCTGGCATTTCCACCAGCCTGCGAGTGGATCAGAACCAGGCATCAGGTCCAACAGTTTCCGCCTAAGGCACGGGTCTGAGAGGACTCCTCACTCATAG
- the LOC104432283 gene encoding uncharacterized protein LOC104432283 isoform X1: MEGCKVDFHGVKWQMSILRVLSTSPCIHEEDSEGEISAPAYNDLRVHHAMFSEQSSVSSAAHPCPYIAYFGPIHPSTSSSNGSIPDGTNFSNPWNGPSLPSEVPNSYAFPAMDVQFHSWDQSPFSTSSRRIGNADQPSIPPTTVQRSSRTNSELTRPTSFMHPFLVGHSSGARSGSSVPSSLIPPYTGSNARARNRGQALPAFYQQQPSHSRTPIAPGTRRSTTHRGMSHMGSVASSSSEQSNGFYFIPASSSGTNFQEPENPLSGRFHAWERDYLQSFQPSQVDRESTIWHFHQPASGSEPGIRSNSFRLRHGSERTPHS, translated from the exons ATGGAAGGATGCAAAGTTGACTTCCATGGAGTTAAGTGGCAGATGTCCATACTTAGGGTGTTGTCGACAAGCCCTTGCATCCATGAGGAAGATAG TGAGGGGGAAATTTCAGCACCTGCAT ATAATGATCTCCGGGTGCATCATGCTATGTTTTCTGAGCAATCCTCTGTGTCATCTGCTGCTCATCCCTGTCCGTACATTGCTTATTTCGGGCCAATTCACCCCTCCACCTCTAGTTCCAATGGGAGCATTCCAGATGGTACAAACTTTAGTAACCCTTGGAATGGCCCATCGTTACCTAGTGAAGTTCCAAATTCTTATGCCTTTCCCGCCATGGATGTTCAATTTCATAGCTGGGACCAATCTCCTTTCTCGACCAGCAGCAGGCGTATTGGTAATGCTGATCAACCTTCAATTCCACCTACTACTGTTCAGCGGTCCTCTAGGACAAACTCTGAATTAACAAGACCCACATCGTTTATGCATCCGTTCCTTGTTGGCCACAG TTCGGGGGCTAGATCTGGGAGCTCAGTACCATCATCGCTGATTCCTCCCTATACGGGCAGCAATGCTCGAGCTAGAAATAGAGGCCAAGCTCTGCCGGCATTCTACCAGCAACAACCTAGTCATTCTCGCACGCCAATTGCTCCTGGGACTCGGCGATCTACAACTCACAGAGGAATGAGTCACATGGGTTCAGTGGCCTCCTCGTCATCTGAACAGAGCAACGGCTTCTATTTTATTCCGGCAAGTTCCTCAGGCACAAACTTTCAAGAACCTGAAAACCCTCTATCCGGTCGTTTTCACGCGTGGGAGAGGGATTATTTGCAATCATTCCAACCGAGCCAGGTTGATAGAGAGTCGACCATCTGGCATTTCCACCAGCCTGCGAGTGGATCAGAACCAGGCATCAGGTCCAACAGTTTCCGCCTAAGGCACGGGTCTGAGAGGACTCCTCACTCATAG